One segment of Oscillospiraceae bacterium MB08-C2-2 DNA contains the following:
- a CDS encoding ABC transporter substrate-binding protein, which yields MRKFTAMLLTISIALMSLAGCAGGGSASSSAAASQVTSSGSASAENPDSIVAYVGTTIFDSSLNPVKGAMSYGYPFTNAALLKVNPASEYVGDMATEWGVSENALTYTFKLREGVKFSDGSDMTAEDVVFTYETVKANQAENENVDLTKLASVKALDEYTVEFTLSEPYSPFLDTTSMLGIVPSDSYNSESFEHSPIGTGPWKVAQYDANQQIIVEPNQYYYEGAPSIDRVTLVYMDNDAALSAARSGQLDIVMVSPNYAAETVEGMTMFPMETMDIRQISLPVLPEQEHEGMKVGNNVTSDKNVRQALAIGIDRKTIIQNAFNGIGKPAVGFTSNLIWANGDSYEDNRKDEARALLESAGWVDSDGDGFREKDGVVCEFDVYAAEDRYVLAAALAENAAELGIKINPHSSNWDDISANMNTSGVVWGWGQYSPTVIASLFHSDFAFSGGYNNVVAYSNPEVDKLIDQALSEVTQEAAIADWKQVQAVAKEDYPYLYIVNIEHCYFVSDRLELSEDTQIPHPHGHGSPIICNMKDWTLK from the coding sequence ATGAGAAAATTCACAGCAATGCTTTTGACTATATCCATTGCACTAATGAGTTTGGCAGGCTGCGCAGGGGGCGGAAGCGCCTCATCATCAGCTGCCGCTTCGCAGGTCACTTCGTCCGGGTCAGCTTCCGCAGAAAACCCCGATTCCATTGTGGCCTATGTTGGAACAACCATATTCGATAGCAGCCTTAACCCTGTAAAAGGTGCCATGAGCTACGGCTACCCTTTCACCAATGCCGCACTGCTCAAAGTGAACCCCGCGTCCGAGTATGTGGGGGATATGGCCACCGAGTGGGGGGTCAGCGAAAATGCGCTTACATACACCTTTAAGCTCCGTGAAGGCGTAAAGTTCAGCGATGGCTCGGATATGACTGCCGAGGATGTTGTTTTTACCTATGAAACCGTCAAGGCCAATCAGGCAGAAAATGAAAATGTCGATCTCACCAAGCTGGCATCCGTTAAAGCGTTGGATGAATATACCGTTGAGTTCACCCTTTCAGAGCCCTATTCGCCTTTTCTGGATACAACCTCTATGCTGGGCATTGTCCCTAGCGATTCCTATAACAGTGAGAGCTTTGAGCACAGCCCCATCGGAACAGGCCCTTGGAAGGTTGCACAATACGATGCCAACCAGCAGATTATTGTGGAGCCCAACCAATATTACTACGAAGGCGCACCTTCGATCGACCGTGTAACACTGGTTTATATGGATAACGATGCCGCTCTTTCTGCCGCCCGTTCGGGCCAGCTGGATATTGTGATGGTCAGCCCCAATTATGCCGCAGAAACCGTTGAGGGGATGACGATGTTCCCTATGGAAACCATGGATATCCGGCAAATCAGCCTGCCTGTTCTCCCGGAGCAGGAACACGAAGGTATGAAGGTTGGCAACAACGTGACCTCCGATAAAAATGTTCGTCAGGCTCTGGCCATCGGAATTGACCGCAAGACCATTATACAGAACGCTTTTAACGGCATTGGCAAGCCGGCTGTAGGTTTTACCTCCAACCTGATCTGGGCAAACGGGGATTCCTACGAGGATAACCGCAAGGATGAAGCGAGAGCACTGTTGGAGAGTGCAGGCTGGGTGGACTCAGACGGCGATGGCTTCCGTGAAAAAGATGGCGTTGTCTGTGAGTTTGATGTTTATGCCGCTGAGGATCGCTATGTCCTTGCCGCCGCACTGGCAGAGAATGCCGCTGAGCTTGGTATCAAGATCAATCCCCACTCCTCCAACTGGGACGATATCTCCGCCAACATGAATACCTCCGGCGTGGTATGGGGCTGGGGTCAGTATAGCCCCACGGTTATTGCCTCACTCTTTCATTCCGATTTCGCTTTTTCCGGTGGCTATAACAACGTTGTGGCTTATTCCAACCCCGAAGTGGATAAGCTGATTGATCAGGCACTCTCCGAAGTGACACAGGAAGCCGCAATCGCTGATTGGAAGCAGGTGCAGGCTGTTGCGAAGGAGGATTACCCCTATCTCTATATTGTGAACATTGAGCACTGCTATTTTGTCAGCGACCGGCTGGAACTTTCTGAAGATACACAGATTCCTCATCCCCACGGCCATGGCTCCCCCATTATCTGCAATATGAAGGATTGGACCTTAAAATAA
- a CDS encoding chemotaxis protein CheX has product MNTDLYTPFLEATRSVFELMLDLSDVEERSSEGFTGDNTMNISIGVIGDLAGEVVYCFPAETSLNMVKIMSGMELDSVDEFVTSAISEISNIISGNVLTILADGDLKCDILPPVIRTADENKTYALQTACCLATSAGDVCLDIRLDPTAQQ; this is encoded by the coding sequence ATGAACACTGATCTTTACACACCCTTTTTGGAGGCAACCCGCAGTGTATTTGAGCTGATGCTGGATCTTTCGGATGTGGAGGAGCGTTCCTCCGAGGGCTTTACCGGTGATAATACCATGAATATTTCCATCGGGGTTATCGGTGATCTGGCCGGTGAGGTGGTGTATTGTTTTCCCGCCGAAACCTCTCTCAATATGGTGAAAATTATGAGCGGTATGGAGCTGGATTCCGTTGATGAGTTTGTTACCTCGGCGATTTCAGAAATCTCCAACATCATCAGCGGCAACGTATTAACAATTCTGGCGGATGGTGACCTGAAATGCGATATTTTACCGCCGGTTATCCGCACAGCTGATGAAAACAAAACCTATGCCTTGCAGACAGCTTGCTGTCTTGCAACCTCTGCGGGGGATGTCTGCTTGGATATTCGGCTCGACCCCACTGCCCAACAGTAA
- a CDS encoding hemerythrin family protein, whose protein sequence is MLWKGKYELGVQLVDEQHKELFARVEAFIQTLRSSASWENKVTKVNETLDFMKNYVVEHFQDEEEYQRKIGYPGYEEHRKIHADMVSYVVKISEEYERLGFDEQLMQQFAGKLLAWLINHVASEDQRIAAYAIEKGVAGNEH, encoded by the coding sequence ATGTTGTGGAAAGGCAAATATGAGCTGGGCGTGCAGCTGGTGGATGAACAGCACAAGGAGCTGTTTGCCCGTGTTGAGGCATTTATTCAGACACTTCGTTCTTCCGCCTCATGGGAAAATAAGGTCACCAAGGTCAACGAAACATTGGATTTCATGAAAAACTATGTTGTGGAGCACTTTCAGGATGAAGAAGAATACCAGCGTAAAATTGGGTATCCGGGGTATGAAGAGCACAGAAAAATACACGCCGATATGGTCAGCTATGTTGTGAAGATTTCAGAAGAATACGAGCGCCTTGGCTTTGATGAACAGCTGATGCAACAGTTTGCAGGCAAGCTGCTGGCCTGGCTGATCAACCATGTTGCCTCAGAAGATCAGCGCATTGCCGCCTATGCCATTGAAAAGGGGGTAGCAGGCAATGAACACTGA
- a CDS encoding lactate utilization protein translates to MDEKIEKAIRQLQINNMGGYYAENTEELFALLSTLLVKGEKIGCGDSLTLEQTGVFEYIRKSDFIFYDKHQPGLTSEKKREIYLNNFDADTFLTGTNAVTADGQLFNIDGNGSRVAPMLYGPKQVIVVVGVNKLVNTVEDAIGRARQVAAPLDAKRLGKNTPCVKLGKCINCRHEQRICNDFVLIARQFVKERIKVIFVNGDYGY, encoded by the coding sequence ATGGATGAAAAAATAGAAAAAGCAATCCGCCAGCTGCAAATCAACAACATGGGTGGCTATTATGCAGAAAATACTGAGGAATTGTTTGCTCTGCTCTCCACTCTGCTGGTCAAGGGTGAGAAGATCGGCTGCGGTGATTCGCTTACATTGGAGCAAACCGGTGTTTTTGAATACATCCGAAAGAGCGATTTCATCTTTTACGATAAGCATCAGCCCGGTTTAACCTCAGAGAAAAAACGTGAAATCTATCTGAACAATTTTGATGCAGACACCTTTTTGACTGGCACAAACGCTGTCACTGCGGATGGCCAGCTATTCAACATTGACGGGAACGGCAGCCGTGTCGCCCCCATGCTTTACGGGCCCAAGCAGGTCATTGTGGTTGTGGGGGTCAACAAGCTGGTTAACACGGTGGAGGACGCCATTGGGCGAGCCCGGCAGGTCGCGGCCCCATTGGATGCAAAACGGCTTGGTAAGAACACCCCCTGTGTAAAACTGGGTAAATGTATCAATTGCAGGCATGAACAGCGAATCTGCAACGACTTTGTTTTGATTGCCAGACAGTTTGTCAAAGAGAGAATCAAGGTCATCTTTGTGAACGGGGATTACGGTTATTGA
- a CDS encoding AraC family transcriptional regulator, with protein MEEQRLAVQRMQDYIEAHLYESITLADLAKASLYSPWYSYRLFAQWVNLTPADYIRRIRLSRSALKLRDQACKILDVALEMGFGSVDGYQRAFFREFGCNPREYAKSPIPLYLFTPFGVKYRVNGKENCMEHTKTIFVQEIHKPARKVLIKRGVKAADYFAYCEEVGCDIWGLLVSIKSISGEPVSMWLPKAHIKPGTSQYVQGAEVPLDYSGILPEGLDTIELPAAQYLMFISEPFEEENYGQAIEEVQAAIAKYDPTAIGFQWDDQNPRIQLEPIGTRGYRELAAIKPL; from the coding sequence ATGGAGGAACAGCGACTGGCTGTGCAGCGGATGCAGGATTATATCGAGGCGCATCTTTATGAAAGCATTACTTTGGCCGATCTGGCCAAGGCCTCACTTTATTCACCGTGGTATTCCTACCGGCTGTTTGCTCAATGGGTGAACCTGACTCCGGCTGACTATATCCGGCGGATCAGGCTTTCCCGCTCGGCTCTCAAGCTGCGTGATCAAGCCTGCAAAATTCTGGATGTTGCGCTGGAAATGGGCTTCGGCAGTGTGGATGGTTACCAAAGGGCATTTTTCCGTGAGTTTGGCTGCAACCCACGAGAATACGCCAAAAGCCCGATTCCCCTCTATCTTTTCACCCCTTTCGGAGTCAAATATCGAGTGAATGGAAAGGAAAACTGTATGGAACACACCAAAACCATTTTTGTTCAGGAGATTCACAAGCCCGCCCGCAAGGTGCTCATTAAGCGGGGTGTAAAAGCCGCTGATTACTTTGCTTACTGTGAGGAGGTAGGCTGCGACATTTGGGGGCTTCTGGTGAGCATCAAATCCATCAGCGGTGAGCCGGTGAGCATGTGGCTGCCCAAAGCGCATATCAAGCCCGGGACCTCCCAGTATGTTCAGGGGGCGGAGGTTCCCCTGGATTACAGCGGAATCCTACCGGAGGGGCTGGATACCATTGAGCTGCCCGCCGCACAGTATCTTATGTTTATCAGCGAGCCCTTTGAAGAGGAAAATTACGGTCAGGCCATTGAGGAAGTGCAGGCAGCCATTGCAAAATACGATCCCACGGCTATCGGTTTCCAGTGGGATGACCAAAACCCACGCATTCAGCTGGAACCCATCGGCACCAGAGGCTACCGGGAGCTTGCCGCCATCAAGCCGCTTTAA
- a CDS encoding GrpB family protein → MNPIKRNLSEMTLEELWALFPICLTPHQPCWMQWYAEELHRLEAILPTAEMVRISHIGSTAVKTIWAKPIVDILVETVYQSDWGIIQSSLLKSGYLCMSDEKQRISFNKGYTPEGFEERVYHLHLRRAGDHDELYFRDYLMDHPQSAKAYEALKLDLWKRFEHNRDAYTQSKTQFIQEHTAKAKELYKNRYN, encoded by the coding sequence ATGAACCCCATTAAAAGAAACCTTTCAGAAATGACATTGGAGGAGCTTTGGGCGCTTTTCCCCATCTGCCTCACCCCGCACCAGCCCTGTTGGATGCAGTGGTATGCAGAGGAGCTGCACAGGCTGGAAGCAATCCTCCCCACCGCCGAAATGGTGCGGATCAGCCATATCGGCAGCACCGCTGTTAAAACCATATGGGCTAAACCCATTGTGGATATTCTGGTGGAAACGGTATACCAAAGCGATTGGGGCATCATTCAAAGCAGCCTGCTGAAAAGTGGTTATCTTTGTATGTCGGATGAAAAACAGCGGATTTCCTTTAACAAAGGCTATACCCCCGAAGGCTTCGAAGAGCGGGTCTATCATTTGCATCTGCGCCGGGCCGGTGACCACGATGAGCTTTATTTCAGGGACTATCTCATGGATCACCCTCAATCGGCCAAGGCTTATGAAGCCCTAAAGCTTGACCTATGGAAAAGGTTTGAGCACAACCGGGATGCTTACACCCAAAGCAAGACCCAGTTCATTCAGGAGCACACGGCAAAAGCAAAAGAGCTGTATAAAAACCGTTACAACTAA
- a CDS encoding TrmO family methyltransferase has protein sequence MEQFIVNPIGKICVDESGMRIVLEKKYWPALTNLEGFGYVNVLWWFSHSDNASSRGTLTEASPYKNSPVVLGTFATRSPERPNPIGLTCSYVTYLDHESGTIGLAFTDAEDGTPVLDIKPYTPSLDRVEDPIVPDWCASWPANVETSGDFDWSGVFNF, from the coding sequence ATGGAACAATTTATTGTAAACCCAATCGGAAAAATCTGTGTGGATGAAAGCGGTATGCGCATTGTGCTGGAAAAGAAATATTGGCCTGCGCTGACCAATCTGGAGGGCTTCGGCTATGTCAATGTTCTCTGGTGGTTCAGCCACAGCGACAATGCATCTTCCCGGGGCACCTTGACCGAGGCAAGCCCTTATAAGAATTCTCCCGTTGTTTTGGGAACCTTTGCGACCCGCTCCCCGGAGCGGCCCAATCCAATCGGGCTCACCTGTTCTTATGTAACCTATCTGGATCATGAAAGTGGAACAATCGGTTTGGCTTTTACCGATGCAGAGGATGGGACACCGGTTTTGGATATAAAGCCTTATACCCCCAGCCTTGACAGAGTGGAAGACCCCATTGTTCCCGATTGGTGTGCCAGCTGGCCCGCAAATGTTGAAACCTCCGGTGATTTTGATTGGAGCGGTGTTTTCAACTTCTAG